The stretch of DNA GAAGTCTCGACCTGTTTGCTTTGGTCGACATTTGTCTTTGTCAGCAGCCTAGCACTTTTGTGTACCGTATGCTTAACAGTTTGGTGCGGAGCAAAAAAATAACTCCCAAGATCACTAAGGAACGAGTTAGTTGCTGCAAGATAAACCGACTACAGTCGATAAACCAAACAGAAATTGAGGCAATAGCACAAGCGAAGCCATTTTGCAAAGATAAGACGTACAATTAATTatgatatatttattttataccgtgacaaacaagaaaaatgtcTATTATTAAGTCGATTAATTTGTCTGACTTGGCGCAACAGAAAATCACTTACCTCAAATGGGCCTTCGTTTTCACTCCCCTGTCTTAGCGAATACACGAAAAGCCGTCCTACGACTGCATTTGTATTGTCTATTCTTTCCGCCGTTAGAGAATCTTTCTGCTTGCTCTCCGTACACATCACCCATGTCACAAATGTGGAAAACACGCACACAAGACACGCTCTGAAGACCATGGCGAACGTCCTCGATCCACCTACTCTGCGTCAAAAAAATTTCCTTCAATCGATAAATGTCCCTGTGGAATTAAATTAACGGGATTAATCAAGCAAGCAAGTCTTCTTTTACTCCCAACAGAGCGAAATTGTTGCTCTGAATGGTGACGAAACGCCTCGCTCCTAGCTGAAGGAAACAGTCTACCTTGATAATATCAGTGGATATCGGCTTAACTGCCAAAAGGGCCGATCGCAAATGCCCTAACAATAATCTTTGTTTTATACCTCGTCTCTGTTTTTTTGTTCCCTCTGTTGGCTGTCACTGAAAGTCGAATAAGCTCTGGGATTACCTCTTTAACAATAAAATCTACACCTTAATACCAGATAGAAAGCATAGTAGACAGTAAAGATTAGGTTACTAACACAGTGAAAATTCAAGACACATGGAATAAATTCCGAAAGCGTGTCCGGGTTAAACCGCAGCAAATTCCAAACAAAGGAAAGCGACCCTGCCTCCTCGTACAATTTATTCGTCACAAATATTATGCAAACCTTTCAGCCTTTCTTGGTTTCGTAACAAAGGCGAGCTTATGTCTTCTCTCTTGCCAATCAGCGATGGTCTGCACATCTAGCACGCGGGCGAAAACTAACGTTTATGAACCCTGAAGAATGAATAACCTCGCGAATGGCGGGTAGGGTTTCCCACAATCAAATGCGATCAAGGGCTTGGCGCTTTTGCAGTTGAAGCGGAGGCCGAACGCTTGGGCAAAACATGTCGGTGTCGAATTGCCACTGTCCGATGACAAATAGACAAACGAAGTCACACAATCGTGTGTTAACGAAGGTCCACCGAAGTACTTGAAGAGCAGTAAGGCACCAGATGCAACTATAAGAGCAAATCCAGAGGTAGCAAGTTAATCTttacaatattttgttttcatagGAAATAGCAGAAAATAGCACGCTATTTAACGCAGAAGGATTAAATGTTGAATTCTATCAAAAAGCATTAGAAAAGTGCTTTCAACTCTGCTTTGAAAATTCCGCGTTTGATATACTTTCCTTGGCATTGCAAATTAATATATACCTTCATTGACCCTTAATCTATTAAATAACTCTAGAACAAAggcaattatttatttatgcaCGATATTCTTTTCCTCGTCTATCTTGTTGGCGTCGATAAGGTCAACGGATCTTAAACGAGGCTACGATACTGATTAAAATGGCAGAAATGGCATTTTAGTCTACTTTATAATAAAAGCTATCGAAGATAAATGGCGAAGTTTCGAAGTCATCGTTGCTTTATTTTCAGTTCAAAGAGTTATTGCTCAAGTGGACGTAATTTTAACTTCTTCGAAGCGTTTTCTCAGAAGCGAATTTTTAGTTCAATTGACGGAGAAGCAATCGAAATGCTTGTTGTATCGGACTGATGAGATGTGAAAAAAAGTTGCACTGCACGTATGAAACCAAAGAGGAGAACAATAAAATATACACTTAAAGGATAGAAGTCTTCCCGATGATAAAAATTGTCATTGTCTTCAAATTTCACCTTTACGCGATTGATAATCCTTTAAATAGGCAAATGGTTTAGTCCACAGATGACTTGAATGAGTCCAGCCCTTTAAAAGTAGTTAAGCATAAGAAAAGGTGCGTCTTATGTCCAATAACAGATTGCCTTTTTGGGAAACTTCCTGGGATTGCGAAGTTAAGGAACAAAGCGGACGGAGGATGGGTGACCTGTTCTCACTTTCTGGAGGGGGGAAACAGCTCTGATTCGTCATTCTTACGAGAATCGGTAAGCaaacaacaaaatgtaaaaagatACTGTAGAAATCTCTAATCCCGTCCAGATAGTGACCTCAACATCAACATCCTGTTGTACTGTTTCATTTAATTAACGTTGCATTCTCTACAAGTCCCTGAATTAGTTTGTGTTTATTcgttatttttttatgtttaaggcgaatggctggTTTGTGTACGTTAGTTGAAATCGTTTCGTAAACCAGTTACCCTTTCTTCAACAGATGCTCACAGCTTGTCGGAAACGTTTTGAACTGAAAGATAAAATGGGCTATCTAAAATTATCTTATGTTTCAGCTTAGAGAACACTGATAACGTAATTCCTGCCATTTGCCTTGTTGTGGCTGCCCCAACGCCGTCTCCAGACTCAATTTGCATCGCGTTAATTGGTTCATAACGGAAGCCGTATTAAAGTACGAGAATGTTTCGATTATTCCTGTTTTGCGAGAAAACAGTCGGTAGAAATCGATGTTTAGAACTTCAGAGCCTCTCTTGATAACCTCACGGCTTCTTCTCGTATAATAACAAACATCCAATTCCGAAACATATGCTTTCTGCATTACCCTGACCACACTCTATCTAGTATTGACAGCGAGACACTTAACACTTGttgatgaaatatttttcctttctgcATCTCTTTATTCGTCTGTTTACCTTGTAACCGTATAACCTACAGTTTTTCGGGCGGTGTTTATTTCCAGTGGCGCAAACAAGACAGAAAAGAGCATAGTCTATTCAGAGCGGACTTTGTAGGTCAAGAGATTTCCATTTAAACGGTATTGTACTCGTGCTATCGATCATTTTTGTCGTGCATTCTGTATCAAATTCCCACTTAAAGTAGCTTTAAAAGTGCGCTCCAAACTTTGCAGATAACATGATGAGTCGAAGCCAAACATTCTAGAAGTAATGCAATAAAAACTCCAAGAGATGATCTTGCAAATCCGGTTAGCCTTGACGCACCTTAAAAACCTTTTATGATCCTTTAATGGTGAAATATATCGCTTTTAGTCAAATGGACATTTTTCAAGCCCCCCAAATGGTGCATGAGACGAAAGGAATATCCAGATGTACTAATCGCAGTTTGCAAATTGATAATTGCTGATAATTAGCTGTCTCTATTGCAGATAAGTCCCTTAAAGTCTTTTCACCTGGAATCGGAAGATTAAGACCACACCTTTTTCATCTAAATTGACTGATATGGAGAAATGGCGGCTTTTTCAGGGAAGAAGGGTTTTGTTTTCATGTACACAATCCGATCATAGACAAAACGAACAGAAAATTGAGATTACCCGTTCCCACCTAAGAAAAAATTAAGGCGCTTTCGAAACCGGCGAAGGTTTGGTGGGAGAGATTTGTTCCATGATTGTGGCTCAGGATTTAGAGCAGTGAAAAAAATGCTTTCCTTCAGAGAGACAATGGTCAACTTTACTCAACCCtcatcaattttgttttgtgaCAAATTTTACATTCATTAATTAAGGCGAACAAATTTTAATTTGATCCAGTTGTACTAACCGCATTTTTCGATATGCTAATAGCTGTAATCAGCTTTCTCTGCAACAGTCGTTTTAGAACGTTTCACGTGAACCGCAGAGCCAAGGCTGTACAAAATTGTCTGAAAGTTAAGCTACTCCTTTACCCAAGTCAAGTAAGACGACATGGCGCGGTTTTTTTGGGAGTGGGAGAAGGTaggttttctttccttcttaAATGTCCAAGACCCACTCTTGGAGTAGACTGCGTGGCTAGCGGGAATGTGTCCTTGCGAGGTGCATGCTCAAAGTAACGACGATTCTTAATGCAACAATGTCAACAATGTGCAATCGAACGTTCATGGCAACGTAAAAttatgaccccccccccccccccttcccccttccccTAATCGACGGTACGTAATCGTGCTCACGGGAAAATTAGCTAAAGAACCCAGGCGACATTAAAACACTACCACATTTAGAACTTCGACGAAAATGACAGCAATTTTTGACACACAACCGACAGGAACCAGCTCATCCGCGTTTCCTCGCCCCCAGACCTCCAAGTACCACAATTTCACCACAAGTAAACATGATGatgggtgggggagggggggggggggggagggtttCATGGGGATCTTTTCCACTTTATACCGTTGAAGACCTGCAtgatactagggagcttaagcacgcgcgtttttgagacgcggacggcaaccggaagagaacgtTTCGCGTGACAGGACATTGGTgtgtcccagatttttatacaaatcatctctaatggagaaaagactTTGTAGTTTTCTCGGATCCCCACTGACAATGGTGTTTTTTATACTTCTTACTTGCAAACATTTTAATTTGAGCCGCTTGTACTAAGCGTTTGCTCACTCTAAACCGATTGGTTTTTCCATACTAATCTTATTCATACACCACTATTTATGtaaattagacctactgccctcattttgaaacaaatattctttggTAATCGTGGCGAGGCTAGagaggcttattagcattaaaacaaaataatattttatttggccgccatgaTGAAAGACGTCTATAAAAGGGATGTTTTTATCTCGCAAACCGAAGACGTTGTATCAAGTTCCAGATTTTTGGGCTTAGATGAGGCATCGCCGTTATGGTCTCACGCGAGTTATGGAAGGTGcagtttgtaaaactgtttcaCTTTGTGGGCAAACGAGgatgaaagaaaaaagttaAATTAGGAGCGAAAGTAACAAACAATGCATTCGAAGGAAAGTGAAGAATACAAAATAACCAACTAGCCACTGATCCGACAAAAGAAGCGAGAAGAATGGAGCGAGACATTGAAACGCCTGGCAGTTTATTTCATGGAGTATCTCGGTCCGAGTTGTCTGCTGACAAGGTAAGAATTGAAAAGACTGGTTTCATGATCGATGCAAGTCTTAGTGGTTCAGAGATGTGCACCTGGGGCTTTCAGGTAACGTTTTAGGAACGAAAAGACCCTGTTCCTTGGGTAGGATCCATTCTGTCGATCGAAGGTTACCCGCTGACTCGTGAAACTTTTCAAACTATCATCACTACTCCCAAATTTTTCGGGCAATATAACGCTGTCTGCGCCAACTAGACACAGCCAATATAActcaaatttggtaaaacaTATTCATTCTAGAAAAGCATTTGTTGTTTTAAACAAGCATATTGAAATCGAATGGACATTTAGGCCAGTATGCCTtaaatttgtctttattttCTTATCATACCAAAACTACACCTCCATTAAATAGAAACAAATAGTTTTTGTACAAAGCCGGGAAAAAGTACTTTTTTCTTGACAGTACACTTCATATGGCATTATCTCACAttgaattttgtaatatttatgCCCCCGAACCATTACACCATTAATGTTTATATAgagatgtaatttttttccttatACCAAATTTATTTGACCAGACTTTGAGTCAAAATATAACAtagtttctatttttaaatagAGACCTTAAAAAATTGTACAGcacttttgaaataaaaaagactGGGGAAACTTCTTTAAATTCCTATGTTGCTAACTGTTGTCAGTACCTTAAATGTTAAACAGTTTTCCATAAGTACCTTTGAACAAATACCTTAGAGAACAAAGGCGTTTTTCAAATAACTATTCCCTTATCTTTTGCTTGTCAACCTTTAAAACTGAATATAACGCAGCATCAGTAACAATTTGATATTGTGAAGCACCATTTTGCAAGTCATTAGATGGATGCCCAATCTTGATATTCAACACAAAGCGTAAACATTTGCTGCCTATCTCTAGGAACAATGTAACTGTTAGAATTAGAGTTACTTTTAAtacagctgtttatctttacaAGAGTAGTCGAGGGGACACTTCATGTATATGTGTGTATTCTTAGACTCTAGTGATATTGAAGTTGGAGAGAAGATCGAGGGGACGTTTATTAAAATCGGCATGCATccaataggcaactttcacgatggcgtcatttgaacACAACTACCAAAATTCAGTTTgtatttcttttcttatttggaGCAAGTTTTTATCGAGTGTCGTAACACCAAAACCAAAGTGACtaatttggccaatcaaaaaggacagagacaatccagttaaccaatcaaaactcgaagtaattacacatagccgacacagagcgcgggaaaatgtgcacatgtgagccatgattggttttggttttacttctgataagttgaaaaagtggcgtgagaacttttaaaccaatcactgactgaagtaatgcaaaaccaaagcaattcgctaattactttcgacactcaattgaaaccgcTGTAGTGGgttaacaataacaatagctctaattagcacgAGACAAGAAAAACCTGAACAATTCTgttacttgtagtcaaatggcgtcattgTGCAAATGTCCTATAAGGTGCATTACTGGACATATCTCTGCATTTTAGCATCATTACTGTCCACAAAAATGGCAGAAAGTAAGAAACcaaacatgcaacattgttcgcagccaaaagcaaaaatatttaaaCGCATAAAAACCATGAACATCTAAACCACCATTGGAATTGTTGCATTAGGTGTCAGTTGATCGCAAATATGCCGTTGATTCCTCCAGATGTCTAAGGAAAAAACTGCACCTTGCTACGTTTATTACATCTCCTTGCCCCAATCTGACTGTCTTAAGGTGGAACATAGGCTGGAGGGAGCCTGTAGCCAGAGTAAGCCATCTTGCGACCTGAGCTTGAAACACTGCCACCACTGCTGCTGTAACTGTAGCTGTAAGAGGACTGCTTGAATCTTCCACCACCTGTGGCCATACTGTAACTTACACTTAAACCACTGCCCCCTCCTTGGCCTGTTCCACTTCCAGCACCAGCACCAGCACCAGCTGATTCCATACCAGAACCAGCACCACCTCCACCACCAGCACTCATGCCACCACCTCCACTGGCACCAAATCCTCCTCCTGCACCTGCACTACCACCACCGCCACCAcctccccctcctccccctccAAAAGAACTTGAACCACCACTGCCTCCAGCTGCAACCCCTACAGCTGCACCTCCTCCAGCCAAACTAGCTCCTGCGGCACCCCCTCCAGCAGCAGCACCGCCACCACCAGCTGCACCCAATTCACCACCTCCAgcagcaccaccacctccatTTGGGACAAACCCAGCATTTCCACTGACACTGCCTGCCATTTGCCCATTAGACGTATACACTGGAGCTCGGTAAGATACTGATTTGGATTCTGTATTCAGCAGTGGAGTTCTATCACCTCCCATAACGGGGCTGCGAGGATAGACAGGGGGAACTGGAGGTTTTTCATTGGGCAGGGCCAGGGGCTGTTTCAGTAGCATTTCCTTAATCTCATACTCTTCTTGGAGTACAACTGGTTTTTTCTTATATATGTAGGTCATCTTCTCAGCTCCTGACATTTTATTCCTCCGACAACATCCCAtcatgatcaacaaacagcaccCTATGACAAGCAAAACAATTGCCAGTACAATGGCAGGAATGATGGCATAGGTCCACCATATCCCTCCAGGTCGATCACCCACCTTCGCACCAATCTCTGGTCCACTAACAGGTTGGCATGGACCAACTCTCTCATAGGAACCAGCACTGACCCTAAAACCTGGTCGAAGAGCCGCTACAAAGGCTAAATTCAGTCCTCCATCAAGCCAGAAATCATCGATCAACTTCCTCAGCAATGAATGTGAGCATTCATCATatggaataaaatcaaaataaaaggaaaacagaACACCAGGAGCATAGCTGACGACACGCACGCTGGTAAAGTTGACACCAAAGTAGCTAGCTATGGTGTCTAAGAGCATAACTCTTATTCCAACGTTCCCCAAAAAGGTGGCATTGTCATAGTCTAGAACAATATTAAATTTGTGATTGTAGGGAGTATCTTCTTCCAGCACCCTCACTTCGAATGCATCATAAGCCCTGGCTCCTTCCTTGTCACTGGCAATAAGGAGAAGCTCGTGCATTCCAATTCTATTAACATCAGCAGGCAATCCAAGAATCTCTTGACGGGAAGAATTGAGCAAAATCCAGGAAGTGTTCAAAAGCTCATGACCATCGATGGTGCTCATTTTCAGGGAAAGATCTGGCGTGTATCCATCTTCCTTGTCAAAAAAGGAATCGTATGGAATGTGAAATCGCAAGCCCTGTCCCTGGAATACATCCAGTCTGTCAATGTGGTTGTATAGTTTTGGTGGGGTGTTGGGGGCTGGAGGTGGGGGTTTGCAGGGTCCAAGGCCTTTGTGTAAACCAGCCGAGACGACAAACTCAGGCTCCATCGTATTGACAAAGTTTTTGTTCAGCTTTCCGTCCTCCTTTATAAAGCTCTTAATAACATCTGATGTGCGTGAGTCATCACATTTAAGATCTTTAAGAGATTTGAGATGAAATGTACAGGTAGGTCGATTATAATCGGGTCCAAAACCACTGATATGAACGTCTTCAAGAGGCACTCCAAAATAAGCTGCAAGCTTGTGCATCAAAAGCATCTTTGTTTGAACATTCTCTACAAGGACACTTCCATCTACAATGTCAAATTGAAATTCATTCTTATATATGGTAAACTCTGACAACACCTTTACTTCAATTATGTCAGTAGCTGTGAATCCCCCCCTGTCTATAGCTGTCAGGTGAAGGTTATGAGTTCCCACAGCACTGCTATCAATTGGAAGAATAATTAAATCTTGATTTGAAGAGTTCAGGAAAATCCAAGAAGGAAGATCTTTGTTGTCCATAGATGCCATCAACGTCAGGTTTGTCGTGTAGCCATCTTCCTTGTCGTGAAATGTGTCCAAGGGGATGTGATACTTCATTTGTTGACCCTGTGTTATTGTGAGGGTCCCAATGGGTTTCATTACCAGTGGAGGTGTGGTATTGAGAGCACAAGGTTCACGAAGTTTATAATAGCCAGAAATAATTTGGAAATCAGGCTCAAGGGCATCCTCAAATTTTGGATTCAAAGCTTTTCCACTCCAGAATCCATCTACCAGCTTCGTGAGGTTTCTGTGGTTACATTCCCGAAAAGGAACAGTATCAAATCGAAATGTGAAGGCATCCTCTGGGCCTTCACTAGGCACTCTAATGTTTTTGTAATGGAGACCATAATATGCAGCAATCTTCTCCACCAATGTAACCCCCATAGTCACATTGTTCTTGAATAGTGCAAAGTGTTTGAAGCGAATTGTGAACTCGTGGTTGTAAGGGTTGAGATCTGTCAAAACAGTTACTGTTAGTTCCGCTTCTACTTCCTTTTCTCTGCTGTTTTTTGCAACCAGGTGAAACTTGTTTTTTCCAACGTATCTCTTATTTAATGGAAATGCAAGGACATTCTGCCAAGGGTCAACTACAATCCACCCAGGAAGACCACTGTTTTGTGGTCTGATGTAAAGCTTTAGATTTGGCGTATAAAAGTCAAGCCAATCATAAAATGTTATATACGGGAcatgaaatttcaaaacttgtccCAAGAAAACTTCCAGGCGGAGGCGTCCCGTACTCGTTGGTTTACTATCTTTTTTCTTAGGTGTAAGTTTTGTACAAGGTCCCAAACCACGATAAGAGGCACCTTTTACAGCAAACTTGTGGTGTTTAAGATGTGCAACAAATGTGCCATTCACTTCCTTTTGCTGGTGCATCCACAAACCATCTATTAACCGAGTTAGTTCCAGGCTATTGCAATCTTCATATGGAATGGAATCAAACCTGAAATGTACAGAGGCTCCAGGAACATATCTTACAAAGCGTACTCGTTTCGGGGATAGCCCATAGTAGCTGGCAATTGCCTTGATCAAAGACACCCTGACTGTAGCATTTTCAACCAAGATATGATAGAAAGAGGGATAAAGTTGTATTCCAAACTCGTGATTGTACTTTCCTGTGTCATGCTGCACGGTGACATTAAAACTAACAAAAGTCTCTAACCCCTCACTGTCCATAGCAACAATGCGATACATGTGCTGTCCAACCAACGTTTGGTCATTTGTTTCACCATAAATCACTTGCTGAGAGGAATTAAACTGAATCCACGAGGTTGATGGGAGAGCCTCGTTATTCCCTGTTCTCATTTGAATCCTCATGTTGGGAGTATAATAGTCTTGTTCATCATAAAATATGTTAAACGGAATGGAGTAGTGCATTGCTTGTCCCCACACAACATACAGTGGGCCAAGAGGACTGCGTACTCGAGGTGGATAATTGAATGGTGGTTTAGGTGCCTTACACGATCCTATCCCTTCAAAGTAACCATACATTATCTGAAACTCTGGAAGAAGGGCAGCCACAAAGTTTTGATTCAACTTTTCATTGTTTCCAATGCCATCTTTAATACCCCTCAAGAACTGGTTATTGCAGTCTGCATTTGCTCCTGGAGATTCTAGCtgaaatgtgaagaaaaggGCACCATGGTAGTACTTGTAGGAAAGCAAGTGTAAATGGTTCAATTTCGTTCCATAATAACGGGAAATTTTTCTCATCAGATTCAACTGGATGCCGACATCATTCATCAACAATTTGTTGTAGTGCAGGACTATTGTAAATTTGTGATTGAATGTGACACTTTGAACTTCTGAAACTTGCACAGTGAATGAAAAACGAAGAGACCTTCCTCCACTATCAGTTGCAATGAGAAGAAATGAGTGACTTCTAGAGCCTTCCACCAAAGGCATGCCATAGATCTCTTGCTTTGAAGAGTTAAACTTTATCCATGATGATGCTGAAAGTTCCTCACCATTTCCTGTCCTCATTTCTAGTCTTAAATTCCTAGTGGAGCCATCTTCTTGGTCCCAAATTGTATCTGCAGGAATGGTGTATCGTAGCGCCTTTCCTATATACACAGTCAAGGGGCCAAGGGGTTTCTGAACTTCAGGTGCATGATTGACGGAGTAGACAGTTGGTGTCACAATAGCCGACACCGTCACAGTCACACTTCCGAGTGTTGGAGGAGGTGGGGACATGGTGTATGTCTGGGTGGCAGTCACATAGATCACTTGATGAACTACACTTCCTAACATTTGTGTTGCAATAGGAGTTGGGCTCAAGTTTATCTGTCTGCGTACTCTTTGCCGATGACTTTTGGGATGGCCAGTCACAATATGCCAACCAGTAACTGGTGCATCCAGAGCATGCTTGAAGGATCCTCTCTCGGAACTGGATTTCAACAAAGAAGCAACTTGGATTCCTgatgaaaaaaatacattttacagACTGCATCTATATTACtggaggtttaattaacatacaatggtgttttgtaatagattttatagtttgtaatgctCCTTAACACCAGAATACTTTGATTTAAGTTACTGTActgaattcaaaattttagtctctaaagaaactgtggtactttgtcggtgggagattgaaacagaaattgattttatcaaaggagttgataaaggtcgaataaccaccatgaaagatttggaaagctgacaaTTCGAGTGGTAACCCATTTCGAGCGCTAACCCTTTGCTCCGACGAAgtgctaacgctcgaaacgtcagctttccaaatctttcacggtggttattcaacctttatcaactcctttgataaaatcaattacTGTACTGaattgtttccttatcctaataccctttccctttatattaagaacatgttttttttatcaGCCTGagttttttcttatttatatggtgctttattgaccaaatttcagcctgatgttcttaatccacttgttgcTTATATgcaggtgtttactgtattccCATTCTTTTTTGCCATTTCCATCAATTATTCCTCTACAGTAAAGATAATTCTAGTTTCTGAGGCCAACAGAATCCTTGATTTccatatttaaattttttatcCTTAGGACCATATTTTTGTCATATCAGGCAAAAAAAATGATCATGGCCATATTTGCATCCCAAGCTAATTCTTACAAAtaaattaaggtgattcccttgttttgcagcGCGCAcctcatactgcgcataacattgcaaCTTCGGATATGGCAGCGTTTCACACCGGTccatctgaagagaggcaacATTGGCCGCTTTTGATGTTCAAGAGCTTTGAagtgcaatcatgataactcttctcagttaagaaggtgttgttttggaactcgccccagtcctttcgcaaaaaatgatcattttgaagccgaaattgcccctttTGCCATTTatttatcatcgtgttgcgaagaaacgagcacggtgaccccccatttttatggttttatttactcgtcATAGGTACACGGAAAGCATATTTGCCCTAGAACGTCCCCAGTTGGGGAGTAAAATCACCtagtgttagacagagtagaatCTGTTAACTCTCAGTCCCAGGAGTAAATGTGTTAAAAGACTCTTCAAGAGATTATCTTTTTTTCAATGGTAACTCGTAGAGAAAGTGCTTCTTTGAAGGAGtcaaacctacgacctt from Montipora capricornis isolate CH-2021 chromosome 9, ASM3666992v2, whole genome shotgun sequence encodes:
- the LOC138017601 gene encoding uncharacterized protein, whose product is MNFRPYILSLLVTLACGKDQEVHYQRLPNAIAVVGRSFKYFLPHQVESHRLYKVSAQGKPGLPRWLSFDSAKNQLHGVAQWRDKGKVDIEIHSLKRNDKAVFTIFIQDLHTVLNNQSLFSNETKVPDFTEPKCVNGLPVAVATVLFDLNMETFSGSGRENLMSKLSDFVNVNINNLHMAVGRGHNTAFGLKDATVVTAGPGNVADSKQPGIAISWQVGCGVDVSGIQVASLLKSSSERGSFKHALDAPVTGWHIVTGHPKSHRQRVRRQINLSPTPIATQMLGSVVHQVIYVTATQTYTMSPPPPTLGSVTVTVSAIVTPTVYSVNHAPEVQKPLGPLTVYIGKALRYTIPADTIWDQEDGSTRNLRLEMRTGNGEELSASSWIKFNSSKQEIYGMPLVEGSRSHSFLLIATDSGGRSLRFSFTVQVSEVQSVTFNHKFTIVLHYNKLLMNDVGIQLNLMRKISRYYGTKLNHLHLLSYKYYHGALFFTFQLESPGANADCNNQFLRGIKDGIGNNEKLNQNFVAALLPEFQIMYGYFEGIGSCKAPKPPFNYPPRVRSPLGPLYVVWGQAMHYSIPFNIFYDEQDYYTPNMRIQMRTGNNEALPSTSWIQFNSSQQVIYGETNDQTLVGQHMYRIVAMDSEGLETFVSFNVTVQHDTGKYNHEFGIQLYPSFYHILVENATVRVSLIKAIASYYGLSPKRVRFVRYVPGASVHFRFDSIPYEDCNSLELTRLIDGLWMHQQKEVNGTFVAHLKHHKFAVKGASYRGLGPCTKLTPKKKDSKPTSTGRLRLEVFLGQVLKFHVPYITFYDWLDFYTPNLKLYIRPQNSGLPGWIVVDPWQNVLAFPLNKRYVGKNKFHLVAKNSREKEVEAELTVTVLTDLNPYNHEFTIRFKHFALFKNNVTMGVTLVEKIAAYYGLHYKNIRVPSEGPEDAFTFRFDTVPFRECNHRNLTKLVDGFWSGKALNPKFEDALEPDFQIISGYYKLREPCALNTTPPLVMKPIGTLTITQGQQMKYHIPLDTFHDKEDGYTTNLTLMASMDNKDLPSWIFLNSSNQDLIILPIDSSAVGTHNLHLTAIDRGGFTATDIIEVKVLSEFTIYKNEFQFDIVDGSVLVENVQTKMLLMHKLAAYFGVPLEDVHISGFGPDYNRPTCTFHLKSLKDLKCDDSRTSDVIKSFIKEDGKLNKNFVNTMEPEFVVSAGLHKGLGPCKPPPPAPNTPPKLYNHIDRLDVFQGQGLRFHIPYDSFFDKEDGYTPDLSLKMSTIDGHELLNTSWILLNSSRQEILGLPADVNRIGMHELLLIASDKEGARAYDAFEVRVLEEDTPYNHKFNIVLDYDNATFLGNVGIRVMLLDTIASYFGVNFTSVRVVSYAPGVLFSFYFDFIPYDECSHSLLRKLIDDFWLDGGLNLAFVAALRPGFRVSAGSYERVGPCQPVSGPEIGAKVGDRPGGIWWTYAIIPAIVLAIVLLVIGCCLLIMMGCCRRNKMSGAEKMTYIYKKKPVVLQEEYEIKEMLLKQPLALPNEKPPVPPVYPRSPVMGGDRTPLLNTESKSVSYRAPVYTSNGQMAGSVSGNAGFVPNGGGGAAGGGELGAAGGGGAAAGGGAAGASLAGGGAAVGVAAGGSGGSSSFGGGGGGGGGGGGSAGAGGGFGASGGGGMSAGGGGGAGSGMESAGAGAGAGSGTGQGGGSGLSVSYSMATGGGRFKQSSYSYSYSSSGGSVSSSGRKMAYSGYRLPPAYVPPCVDFIVKEVIPELIRLSVTANRGNKKTETRVGGSRTFAMVFRACLVCVFSTFVTWVMCTESKQKDSLTAERIDNTNAVVGRLFVYSLRQGSENEGPFEVFQKKQESLPQWLSFDAQKSSLVGVPSWRDRGQYDLDIRSKGKVQRSLKINVKDLRDGDLQLLSNSNNSKLVSYPEPNCPKGMPVAAASIVLDYHLGKLTGRERADILRKLSNFVDVDAGKLHMLAGKGHNTAFGFKDVITVTAGPGNVADSKQPGVTVSWQVGCSVDIPSARMASFLKSSAVTGAFQQSLGLPVCEWHIAVGQPKEPRQRARRQTVQGEMVKYSNHAARRNARAIQPTATPTLTVAPPTSVVPRATITITKTSSVAPTSTVTPTTTPMVPTTSERPSTTEAVAAEAPTTSKPSTTAEAPTTTEASTTSEKPTTTEASTTTEKPTTFKHQKTTEKPTTTESSTATEKPTTKPSTSTEKRTTTPKPTTTDKPATTEWSTTTEQPSTTEEPTKTKRPSSSEEPTTTKQPSITKAADSTTTEVSISAIEEEKTKPITSEKADTSVASTSFEPITEKADTSVASTSFEPITEKPEDGIPKLINPIGQLKVYRGQLLVFHIPEDTFYDKEDTLTPNMTLEIRTINWKRLAKSSWINLDAENQIIYALPMDKDNVNISEFIIIARDSEKNQGLNVIEVNVLDDDSASHNHQVELVLDHDFEQFSADLNTRVSLLKKLAKYAHLEVNNIRVDDITKGSVVLKLHFDTIPEDDCDFPLKRAFFDDEGNVNSNLSKALKPDFEVKKGSFEGLGPCKGGVIVARSEGPSGKWETYVIIPAVILVVVLLFIIGCLFLVMRSRRKRKMSLEDKNVFVFQKKPSVLQEEYEIKERLLKQPLVLPNEKPPLQPPTYPRSPSLKHANGDTTPLVAGYQAPSFTSSRSPSTPTSPGGNSPRKPTYSGYRLPPAYVPP